In bacterium, the DNA window AATCATCGCGCTTGAGATACTGTTGAAAGGAAGGTCTTTGATACATGTCCGGCTGAGCGAATACAGGCTGGATCTCGATATAATGTGGAGGATTTTTAAAATAGGAATTTCTTCTTCCGCGCAAATGAGCTTCCGGAGCATGATGAACCTCGCGATAATGGCTCTGGTCGCTTCCTTCGGGACATTCGCCGTTGTCGCATACGGAATCGGCACAAGGCTTGAAATGATAGTTATAATGCCCGGTTTCGGGTTCGCCGGAGCCGCCGCGACTTTAGTGGGGCAGAACCTCGGAGCCCAAAACTCTTCGCGCGCCGAAAAAAGCGGGTGGGTCGCGACAAGTTACTACGCGGTATTCATGGTCGCGATGACACTGATATTCCTGGCCTTTGCCCCATTTCTCGTATCAATATTCAATAACAATTCCGAAGTTGTCCGGCTCGGGACGACATATCTCAGGATCATGGCTTTCTCCTTTATATTTACCGCCGTCGGAATGACGCTGAACCGCTCAATAATCGGGGCCGGCGACACGTTCCCGGCAATGGTAAACACATTCATAGGATTATGGGTGGTTTTAATTCCTCTTGCGCTTTACCTTTCAAAACATACTTCGCTGGGACTCAACGGGATATGGCTGGCTATGCTTATATCATCGGCTGTTCTGGCTTTATTGAACACAATTTATTTCAAATCAGGGAAATGGAAACTGAAAAAAGTGTAAAAATCACCACTCGGTTTCTTCCTTCTGTTTCTTTATCTCTTTTCTCTGCATCGCGTTCAGGTAGTTATCAACTTCTTCCCTGCTCTCGAAAACCTTCTCGGAAGGAAGGGCTTTCACTATTTCAAAGACTTTTTTTATCTGGGGCTGAAGGTTGGAAATGACAATGCTTCCTTTATACGCTTCCACCTTTTTTCTTATCTTAAAGATTTCCGCCAGGCCCATACTGCTTATATAATTCAGGCCCGCCATATCAAAAATAATGACTTCCGTGGATTCAACAAGAAAGGGCCTGAGTTTATCCTGAAACATCATATAGGTGTTTGAATCAAGTTCCCCGGCAAGCTTAACTACATAAACGCCCTGTTTCTGTTCTTCTATTAAGATATTAAGCGCCATATTCCCATCCCCCGATCACATAACCCGTTTCATACTTTACATTCTTACATTCTCAGCCGGTTTCGTCAAGTTTTTCCGCCTTCAGTATTCTTGCTTTTTTTCTTTTTTGGGTATACAATATTCCAGATTTGATATCGCGCTTTTTCCAGCGGGGGAAAAGACTCTTTAAAAGGCGGTAACCGGTGAAAAAATTTGATGTAGCTCTGACATGGCACAGCAAAACCAATGAAAAATTCATCGGCTGGCTGAAGCGCGAATGCGAATACCGTCACCTGGCTTTCCTGCTGATTACAAGAAAAAACGCGGAAAGCGTCATTTCCGGACTCGAAAAAAGCAAACTGAAAATAAGATTCATCCTTGATAACCAGGCGGATTATTTTAACCCGAAAGACCCCTTCGTGAGGTTATGCTACGCGGTCAAAGACGCGGGCGGTTACGTGGTATGCGACCCCGATGACGCGCGGCATTCTTCAAACAAAGCCATTACCCATTATGAATTATTAAAAGCAAACATCCCCGTGCCTTTCAGCGTCGTGGTCAGAAACTGGGAACCCAAAAACTTCAAGCTGACGAAAGAAGAACTTAAAAACCTGAAAAAACCCTTCATCATAAAGCCCGCCACGGGCTTCGGGCAGAGAGGGGTCGTTAAAGACGCGAAAGGTTCCATCGAAGAAATCGCCAGGGCCCGCCATTATAACGAAGGGGACGATTTCCTTCTCCAGGAAAAAATCGAGCCGGTGACGCTCGGCGACAGGATGGCGTGGTTCAGGGTCTATTACCTTTTCGGAGAAATCATACCGTGCTGGTGGAACACAAACAACGGCTGGTACGGGCACATATCATTAAGGGAAATGTATAATTTCAGGCTCCTGCCGCTGGCAAGAATAACTTCCGAAATCGCGAGAACCACGAATATGGAATTTTTCACGACAGAAATCGCGATGACAAAGGATAAAGATAAAAAATTCGTATCCATCGATTATGTCAACGACCAGCCGGACCTTTGCGTGCTGGGCGAAAAAGCGGGCGGCGGGCCGGTTCCCTCCGTCGTCGAACATATCGCCGAAAGAATCGCGGGCATAGCATGGAGAATATCTAAGGGCTTTTCCCTGAATATACACAGGTCTATCTGGCTCGGAAAAGCTATCATGGAAGACAGCAGTATTTAGGGGATATCAGTCCGGCACCACTTTAAAAACTTTATCGTTCTCATGCACTTTACCCAGAACCTTTATCCCGACCTGCTGGCCCTGCTTCGCTTCAGCAACTTTTTCATGCTCTATCTGCATCGAATCGATCGACTGCGAGAAATCATCGTGAGCG includes these proteins:
- a CDS encoding MATE family efflux transporter encodes the protein MIKRFFKNVSLKRDLTNGNIAGHIWFLSLPIIVTNLLQTLFNLVDMFWVGKLGPDAIAAVAMSGTILMIVMFFMIGIGAGTTALISRFIGAKENAQADNTAMQSITMSFFISVIMSAAGYFYSPWLLEILGASSEVVMCGTGYLQIIFASIFIMFFLFLISAIFQGAGDVKTPMLLLAFSTLINIILDPLLIFGIGPFPEMGINGAAWATVISRAIGSIIALEILLKGRSLIHVRLSEYRLDLDIMWRIFKIGISSSAQMSFRSMMNLAIMALVASFGTFAVVAYGIGTRLEMIVIMPGFGFAGAAATLVGQNLGAQNSSRAEKSGWVATSYYAVFMVAMTLIFLAFAPFLVSIFNNNSEVVRLGTTYLRIMAFSFIFTAVGMTLNRSIIGAGDTFPAMVNTFIGLWVVLIPLALYLSKHTSLGLNGIWLAMLISSAVLALLNTIYFKSGKWKLKKV
- a CDS encoding STAS domain-containing protein is translated as MALNILIEEQKQGVYVVKLAGELDSNTYMMFQDKLRPFLVESTEVIIFDMAGLNYISSMGLAEIFKIRKKVEAYKGSIVISNLQPQIKKVFEIVKALPSEKVFESREEVDNYLNAMQRKEIKKQKEETEW